The window CTACCCTTGCAATACGGATTTCATCTTAACGAATTCGATCCGTATTTTGATTACCGTGCAACCCAGTTTCTCGTGGAGAATGGAGTTGAGGAGTATTTCAAGTGGCATGACAATATGTCTTGGTATCCTGAAGGACGGGATATAGCATCAACATCGCAGACAGGACTACACCTTACTGCAGGATATCTATACAAGGCTTTCGGCTTAGGTGCACCACTTTATGATTTTGTTGTCTGGTTTCCAGTTGTGTTTGGTTCATTTACTGCTATTATAATATTCGCGCTTGTAAGAGTACTATCGAACACGACCGCAGGGCTGTTCGCATCATTATTTTTCGCAGTTTCACCTGCTATAATTCAGCGTGGGAACTTGGGATGGTTCAAGTCAGAACCGCTTGGACTGTTTCTTGCCCTACTTGCCACGTACCTTTTGCTTAGTGCATTGAGGCATCAGGATTTAAGGCTTGCAATTCCGAAGGCTGTTGGAGGAGGACTATTACTTGCCCTTGGTATGGCATCGTGGGGAGGGGTGCAGTACTTTAGTTTAGTGTTAGGCTTATTTTTTATCGCAATACCCTTTTTCAGACGAGATAAGATACCGTTGTATGTTATACCCCTGTTTGCCATAATAGCTGTGATAACGGCCTCAGCGTTTCCACGTGTTGGAGGACAAGCTGGCCACCTATTTGGCTTATCTCTTGCCGGTCTTTCGTTATGGGTTCCTGCGATAATATTTCTTATGGTTTCATATGCAATAATAATGAAAAGCAAACAAAATCAACTAAGAAACCTGCTTATGTGGTTGAGCGCCTTCATCATTGGCGCAGGTGTATTCGTGGCTGTGGGTTCATACATTGCACCAAGTTTCAGGTATGTTAGCGTAATCAATCCTTTTAGCAAGAGTGAAATACCTTTGGTGGAATCGGTGGCAGAGCATTTCACACCTACTATAGTAGATTACTTTGCCAACTATTCAGTTTTGATTATGCTCGCAGGATACGGAGCAATGCTTTGTTTCAGGAAACGATGTGATATGAGTATTTTTGCTCTGATAGTTGGCATAACCGGTATCTACATAAGTGCATCATTTTCTAGGCTGATGGTCTTCTCATCAATATCTATAATCATTCTTGCGTCGATTGCACTTTTTGAAATAACGTCAGCTATATTCAGCAGAGCAGAAGGTCCAGCTGTTACACATCCAAAGAAGAAGCTAAAAATTCAACCAACAGGGAAGGACTTTCGTGTTGCATATACTGCGATCATTGTAACGATGCTTGCCATACCAATGTTCTTTCCTCCGCAGGTAAGTTGGGTAAACGCTGCAGATATCCCTCCCAGTATTGCCAATGGTGCTACAACTTTTAGAATGGTCTCTAACGACTGGCTACAGACTTTGCAATGGATTAGAACTAACACAACGCGTGATGCAGTAGTGGCTTCATGGTGGGACTACGGTTACTGGATAACTACTCTTGGAGAAAGAACAACTCTTGCTGATAATGCTACTATAAACATGACGAGGATAGAAAAGATAGCCAAGGCCTTCCTTTCTGATGAGGCGACTGGGGTACAGTTGCTAAAGGATATGAAAGCAGATTATGTGTTAGTGTATGTAGTTGGACAGCGGGCACCAGCACCAAGTGGAGATACCTTGCTGCTGCTTGGAGGAGGTGGTGATGAGAGCAAGAAGCACTGGTTCATGAGAATAGCAGGTGTTAACGAATTCAGTTATCTGGAGGATGATGGCTTTACGCCCACTCCCTTATTTTGGGACAATACATTGCTTGGAAAGATGTTCCCTGTTGAACCTGCTGCGTATGTTAGGCTTGACCAGCGGGGAAGCATAGCTGATATGCAACCACAATATAGAAGTGGCTATGTTCCCCTGTATCAAGAAAAAGTAAAGTATCCAGCCGATGGAGAGGGTCCTCTTCGGCTTGCATATGCTTCACCTAGCTTTGTTAACAAGAATCAACCTTTGATGTTGGGGGTAATGATTTACGAGATTGTTAAGGATTGGACACCCACTGAAAAGCCTGTAATAGAGGAACCTGAAATAGTACAACCTCTACCTTCTAATCAGTTTGCAACATTCCAGACCAATTATGGCAATATAACTATTCAACTATTCCCTGATATAGCACCAAGGACTGTAGAGAGTTTGCAGAACCTTATTAACTCTGGATTCTATGATGGAATAAAGTTCCATAGAATAATACCTGAATTTGTAATACAGGCTGGTGATCCTAATACAAAGGATAAAGATAAATCAACTTGGGGCTTGGGTGGACCTGGATACACGCTACCTGCAGAAATAAGTAAGTTGAAGCATGTAAGAGGAATGGTCTCTATGGCTCATCCTGGCGATCCAAACAGAGCGGGTTCTCAGTTCTTCATAGTTGTGAAGGACGCACCTCACCTAGATGGCAAGTATACAATATTTGGGCAGGTGGTTGAGGGCATGGATGTGGTCGATCGTATAGTTGCACAGCCAAGGGATGAAAGAGATATCCCACTTCAGGATATAGTGATTGAGAAAGCTATTACATTTACAAAGTAGGTTCTTTCTTGTATCGATCCATTACCCTATATCTGGCATACTTATCATCTGGTGAAAACTTTGCAGGGTGTGGGTTATGTGTCTGCATGCCGCATTTGGGACAATCATTCTTCAAGGTATAGATATTACAAACAACACATTTCCTAATTAGCTGTTTCACCGCCTAACGCCTTTTCTTCGATTCTTCACGTGTAAATTTGAATGTGCCATTATTTTTTACTATATTGCTTTCTATCTTCTGTATAGCTGCGTTCAGCACTTTTTCTGCAGTTTTGAAGTTTTCAGAATTTACCATGATCCTGTACTTTGGCGCTCCAATATATGCTATCTCCACCTTGGTATCTGCTTTACTGTCCTCAGCGCTCTTCAATGTTTCCTTTATGATCTCTATGCCATTGGGCTTTCTGCACGTTATTTCCATTATCCCCCTCACCTCCACAGTTGGTACCGGGATCTTTTTTGCAGCTTCCTCAATAGCAGCGATAACTTCTTGTGGGAGATCAAGATCTTCTATTACCTTAATCCCTTTCTTTGCAACAGATTCAAATGCATCATAAAGTATAGGAAATTTGTCAGATAAAACTTCAGAATACCTCATAACCTCTTCATCGGACAACTTGCACCTTTCCTTTATAATTTCCATAAAGGCTCTAGCCTTTTCGTCCTTCTTAACCTCAAGAAGTTTCTTCTTTTTTTCTTCTCCACCAACCTGTTTGAGCGACAGGTCCACCTCTGCTCTAGCCTTATTCACCCTGATTACCTTAAGAACGGCCTTCTGCTTCGGCCTTACGTAACGTTCTACATTCCTTATCCAGCCGGTAGCAATTTCCGATATATGCAAGAATCCTGTCATTCCGCCGTATTCGTCCAGCGTAACATATGCACCGTGTGAAGTAACATCCCTTATGGTCGCGATTACTATCTCTCCCACTTCAGGTAGTTCCTTCACTTCAGTAGTCATAAATGGTATCTGCGCACAAGTGGCATACTTTAACCTTGCTAATTAAAAATCCACACCTTTTTTTGCTTTCTTACCCAGTTTATATGGATGCTTGATCTCCCTCATTTCTGTAACAAGGTCAGCATTTTCAATGACCTCTTTATGAGCATAGTTCCCTGTTAATACGAGTGTTGTGTGTTTTGGTTTCATTCTTATCAACTCAAGAACATCTGTTACAGAGATCAGGTTAAGATTTACAGCGTAGTTTATTTCATCTAAGATTACTATATCATATTTTCCAGAAG is drawn from Nitrososphaerales archaeon and contains these coding sequences:
- a CDS encoding peptidylprolyl isomerase, which produces MEKEETKQYINVNFPFKLKRKYLMIIAVLGMAFSVAFMLRSLPLQYGFHLNEFDPYFDYRATQFLVENGVEEYFKWHDNMSWYPEGRDIASTSQTGLHLTAGYLYKAFGLGAPLYDFVVWFPVVFGSFTAIIIFALVRVLSNTTAGLFASLFFAVSPAIIQRGNLGWFKSEPLGLFLALLATYLLLSALRHQDLRLAIPKAVGGGLLLALGMASWGGVQYFSLVLGLFFIAIPFFRRDKIPLYVIPLFAIIAVITASAFPRVGGQAGHLFGLSLAGLSLWVPAIIFLMVSYAIIMKSKQNQLRNLLMWLSAFIIGAGVFVAVGSYIAPSFRYVSVINPFSKSEIPLVESVAEHFTPTIVDYFANYSVLIMLAGYGAMLCFRKRCDMSIFALIVGITGIYISASFSRLMVFSSISIIILASIALFEITSAIFSRAEGPAVTHPKKKLKIQPTGKDFRVAYTAIIVTMLAIPMFFPPQVSWVNAADIPPSIANGATTFRMVSNDWLQTLQWIRTNTTRDAVVASWWDYGYWITTLGERTTLADNATINMTRIEKIAKAFLSDEATGVQLLKDMKADYVLVYVVGQRAPAPSGDTLLLLGGGGDESKKHWFMRIAGVNEFSYLEDDGFTPTPLFWDNTLLGKMFPVEPAAYVRLDQRGSIADMQPQYRSGYVPLYQEKVKYPADGEGPLRLAYASPSFVNKNQPLMLGVMIYEIVKDWTPTEKPVIEEPEIVQPLPSNQFATFQTNYGNITIQLFPDIAPRTVESLQNLINSGFYDGIKFHRIIPEFVIQAGDPNTKDKDKSTWGLGGPGYTLPAEISKLKHVRGMVSMAHPGDPNRAGSQFFIVVKDAPHLDGKYTIFGQVVEGMDVVDRIVAQPRDERDIPLQDIVIEKAITFTK
- a CDS encoding RNA-protein complex protein Nop10 — its product is MKQLIRKCVVCNIYTLKNDCPKCGMQTHNPHPAKFSPDDKYARYRVMDRYKKEPTL
- a CDS encoding translation initiation factor IF-2 subunit alpha, with protein sequence MTTEVKELPEVGEIVIATIRDVTSHGAYVTLDEYGGMTGFLHISEIATGWIRNVERYVRPKQKAVLKVIRVNKARAEVDLSLKQVGGEEKKKKLLEVKKDEKARAFMEIIKERCKLSDEEVMRYSEVLSDKFPILYDAFESVAKKGIKVIEDLDLPQEVIAAIEEAAKKIPVPTVEVRGIMEITCRKPNGIEIIKETLKSAEDSKADTKVEIAYIGAPKYRIMVNSENFKTAEKVLNAAIQKIESNIVKNNGTFKFTREESKKRR